From Streptomyces zhihengii, the proteins below share one genomic window:
- a CDS encoding ABC transporter permease: MTKKADKIDRLAELMQTSEATTGASLWREAMRRLRSSKMAIIGAAVIAVFVVLAIIGPWIAPHTPTAQTWRGEVFPNQGKFVGMRGENWFGLDHLGRDLFSRMLVGARQTLLVGVVSMLIGLVVGALVGILSGAAATLGGRAGQRVDTVIMRITDIMLSLPGLLLAVSIAAVMGQSLTTVMIAVGVVQIPVFARMLRGSMLAQGGADYVLAAKALGVRKRRIVLTQILPNSLSPVIVQATLSLATAIIEAAALSYLGLGNPDPAVPEWGVMLSQAQRFFDNEPMMAAYPAIGIIITALGFTLLGEAMREALDPKLRG; this comes from the coding sequence ATGACCAAGAAGGCCGACAAGATCGATCGGCTCGCCGAGCTGATGCAGACCTCCGAGGCCACCACCGGCGCCAGCCTGTGGCGCGAGGCCATGCGGCGGCTGCGCTCCAGCAAGATGGCGATCATCGGCGCCGCCGTCATCGCCGTCTTCGTGGTGCTCGCGATCATCGGCCCGTGGATCGCCCCGCACACCCCCACCGCGCAGACCTGGCGCGGCGAGGTCTTCCCCAACCAGGGCAAGTTCGTCGGCATGCGCGGCGAGAACTGGTTCGGCCTCGACCACCTGGGCCGCGACCTGTTCTCCCGGATGCTCGTCGGCGCGCGCCAGACCCTGCTCGTCGGTGTCGTCTCGATGCTGATCGGCCTCGTCGTCGGCGCGCTCGTCGGCATCCTGTCCGGCGCCGCGGCCACGCTCGGCGGACGGGCCGGCCAGCGGGTCGACACCGTGATCATGCGCATCACCGACATCATGCTGTCGCTGCCGGGCCTGCTGCTCGCGGTCTCGATCGCCGCCGTCATGGGCCAGTCCCTGACCACCGTGATGATCGCCGTCGGCGTCGTGCAGATCCCCGTCTTCGCCCGCATGCTGCGTGGTTCGATGCTCGCCCAGGGCGGCGCCGACTACGTGCTCGCGGCCAAGGCGCTCGGTGTGCGCAAGCGGCGGATCGTGCTCACGCAGATCCTGCCGAACTCGCTCAGCCCCGTGATCGTCCAGGCGACGCTCAGCCTCGCCACCGCGATCATCGAGGCGGCGGCGCTCTCCTACCTGGGCCTCGGCAACCCCGACCCCGCCGTGCCCGAGTGGGGCGTCATGCTCTCCCAGGCGCAGCGGTTCTTCGACAACGAGCCCATGATGGCGGCCTACCCGGCCATCGGCATCATCATCACCGCCCTCGGCTTCACCCTGCTCGGCGAGGCCATGCGCGAAGCCCTCGACCCCAAGCTGCGAGGCTGA
- a CDS encoding oligopeptide/dipeptide ABC transporter ATP-binding protein, with product MSLLELDDVKVHFPVKKGIFFDRTVGHVYAVDGVSLKVEAGQTYGLVGESGCGKTTLGRAVLRLVDITDGEVVFDGTDLAKLPDEEMRRFRRRLQMVFQDPLGSLNPRQNIESILAEGMAAHGIGKDQNERREKIKEILAKVGLPANALSRYPHEFSGGQRQRIGIARALVLEPDVIICDEPVSALDVSVQAQVINLLEELQESLGLTYLVIAHDLAVVRHISDVIGVMYLGGLVEEAPSDVLYEGPKHPYTKALMSAVPVPDPEIEDRRERILLQGDLPSPANPPAGCRFHTRCPWAQDRCAVERPVLTDLGDGHKVACHFAREIDEGTVPQTRSTGIDAVVATEAVASKEAAVSETVTDPSSAAVAVPAPRPSTDDAAPAEGADASGDAPVTADAADAAATSDADPSEGAASAAPAEAAATSDADPSEGAASAAPAEDAAAVEPEGSAADADAPKAADEPEGSDAVEADSTADAAAPKDSDAEAPAAGGGDFAGDDADEAKGSDSAAPAAEPAGKGSAGKGSAKEAPEAG from the coding sequence ATGAGTCTGCTCGAACTCGACGACGTGAAGGTCCACTTCCCCGTCAAGAAGGGCATCTTCTTCGACCGCACGGTCGGCCATGTGTACGCGGTCGACGGTGTCTCGCTGAAGGTCGAGGCCGGTCAGACGTACGGTCTCGTCGGCGAGTCGGGCTGCGGCAAGACGACGCTCGGCCGGGCCGTGCTGCGGCTGGTGGACATCACCGACGGCGAGGTCGTCTTCGACGGCACCGACCTGGCGAAGCTGCCCGACGAGGAGATGCGCCGCTTCCGCCGCCGCCTCCAGATGGTCTTCCAGGACCCGCTGGGCAGCCTCAACCCCCGGCAGAACATCGAGTCGATCCTCGCCGAGGGCATGGCCGCGCACGGCATCGGCAAGGACCAGAACGAGCGGCGGGAGAAGATCAAGGAGATCCTCGCCAAGGTCGGCCTGCCGGCCAACGCGCTCTCCCGCTACCCGCACGAGTTCTCCGGCGGTCAGCGCCAGCGCATCGGCATCGCGCGGGCGCTCGTCCTGGAACCGGACGTGATCATCTGCGACGAGCCGGTGTCCGCGCTGGACGTCTCCGTCCAGGCGCAGGTCATCAACCTGCTGGAGGAGCTCCAGGAGTCCCTGGGCCTCACCTACCTGGTGATCGCGCACGACCTCGCCGTCGTCCGGCACATCTCCGACGTCATCGGCGTGATGTACCTCGGCGGGCTCGTCGAGGAGGCGCCCAGCGACGTGCTGTACGAGGGCCCCAAGCACCCGTACACCAAGGCGCTGATGTCGGCCGTCCCGGTGCCCGACCCCGAGATCGAGGACCGCCGGGAGCGCATCCTGCTCCAGGGCGACCTGCCGTCGCCGGCGAATCCGCCGGCCGGCTGCCGCTTCCACACACGCTGCCCGTGGGCACAGGACAGGTGCGCCGTCGAGCGCCCGGTGCTGACCGACCTCGGCGACGGGCACAAGGTGGCCTGCCACTTCGCCCGGGAGATCGACGAGGGCACGGTCCCGCAGACCCGCTCGACCGGGATCGACGCGGTCGTGGCGACGGAGGCGGTGGCGTCGAAGGAGGCCGCGGTCTCCGAGACGGTGACGGACCCGTCCTCCGCCGCGGTCGCCGTCCCCGCGCCCCGCCCGTCCACGGACGACGCGGCGCCGGCGGAGGGCGCGGACGCCTCCGGTGACGCGCCCGTCACCGCGGACGCCGCCGACGCCGCTGCCACGAGCGACGCCGATCCGTCCGAGGGCGCCGCGTCGGCCGCGCCCGCCGAAGCCGCTGCCACGAGCGACGCCGATCCGTCCGAGGGCGCCGCGTCGGCCGCGCCCGCCGAGGATGCTGCCGCCGTCGAGCCCGAGGGCTCCGCGGCGGACGCGGACGCGCCGAAGGCGGCCGACGAGCCCGAGGGCTCGGACGCCGTCGAGGCCGACAGCACCGCCGACGCCGCCGCGCCGAAGGACTCGGACGCCGAGGCGCCCGCAGCCGGCGGAGGCGACTTTGCCGGTGACGACGCCGACGAGGCCAAGGGCTCCGACTCCGCCGCCCCGGCGGCGGAGCCCGCCGGCAAGGGGTCCGCCGGCAAGGGGTCCGCGAAGGAGGCTCCCGAGGCCGGCTGA
- a CDS encoding DUF397 domain-containing protein — MSAKQAAGNLDGLRWFKSSHSGSDGGDCVEVAAAVDAVYVRDSKTAGGGPLLRVGRGEWAAFVAAAAA; from the coding sequence ATGAGCGCGAAGCAGGCGGCCGGCAACCTGGACGGGCTGCGGTGGTTCAAGAGCAGCCACAGCGGGTCGGACGGCGGGGACTGCGTCGAGGTCGCCGCCGCCGTGGACGCCGTGTACGTGCGCGACTCGAAGACCGCCGGCGGCGGCCCGCTGCTGCGGGTCGGCCGGGGCGAGTGGGCCGCGTTCGTGGCGGCGGCCGCCGCGTAA
- a CDS encoding helix-turn-helix domain-containing protein, whose amino-acid sequence MRETRNSRTAKEKAEGGDLPGVWSAYGKLLQHLRKRAGLSQQMLAEAIGYSQEQVASVEQGRRPAKTLFTTAADRVLEARGVLEVLQDDVDRAKLPQFFRNFALIEAEVVSRFSYDPLLVPGLLQTEAYARAVFAGHCPPLSEETVDQHTEARLSRQKLLTRVPLAELSFIVSEEALRDPVGDADVMRGQWRRILEVGAVRNVAIQVMPAGRGFHPGKNGGFVVVETNDHRHLGYFESQGVGCVVQGAAEVSAFGLRYGKLRSQALNVEESARLVERMVGET is encoded by the coding sequence GTGCGCGAGACGCGGAACAGCCGTACGGCGAAGGAGAAGGCGGAGGGCGGCGATCTGCCGGGGGTGTGGTCCGCCTACGGCAAGCTGCTCCAACACCTGCGCAAGCGGGCGGGCTTGAGCCAGCAGATGCTCGCCGAGGCGATCGGCTACTCACAGGAGCAGGTCGCCTCGGTGGAACAGGGACGCCGTCCGGCGAAGACGTTGTTCACCACGGCGGCGGACCGGGTGCTGGAGGCACGGGGCGTGCTGGAGGTGCTCCAGGACGACGTGGACCGGGCCAAACTGCCGCAGTTCTTCCGGAACTTCGCGCTGATCGAGGCGGAGGTGGTGAGCCGCTTCTCCTACGATCCGCTGCTGGTGCCGGGGCTGTTGCAGACGGAGGCGTACGCGCGCGCCGTGTTCGCGGGGCACTGCCCGCCACTGAGCGAGGAGACGGTGGACCAGCACACGGAGGCCCGGCTGAGCCGCCAGAAGCTGCTGACGCGGGTGCCACTGGCGGAGCTGTCGTTCATCGTGAGCGAGGAGGCGTTGCGCGATCCCGTGGGCGATGCCGACGTGATGCGCGGCCAGTGGCGCCGCATCCTGGAGGTCGGTGCCGTGCGGAACGTGGCGATCCAGGTCATGCCGGCGGGCCGGGGGTTCCATCCGGGCAAGAACGGCGGCTTCGTGGTCGTGGAGACGAACGACCACCGCCACCTCGGGTACTTCGAGTCCCAGGGAGTCGGCTGCGTCGTGCAAGGTGCGGCCGAGGTCAGCGCCTTCGGTCTGCGCTATGGCAAGCTGCGATCGCAGGCCCTGAACGTCGAGGAGTCTGCGCGGCTCGTCGAACGGATGGTGGGAGAGACATGA
- a CDS encoding thioesterase family protein, with translation MAEAVQTAAPAARSAQATVGDSEFDRDTAVTRREPGVYDAELSAGWTIIHAVNGGYLLAMLGRALGDALPHPDPFSVSAHYLTASRPGPAVIRTEVVRTGRTLSTGQASLLQFEEDGTEVERIRVLATYGDLDALPGEVRTTAKPPAIAPIEHCFGPSDGPAPIPGSSAITERLDIRLDPATVGWAIGAPSGKGEMRGWFGLADGRDADPLSLLLTVDALPPTSFELGLTGWTPTVELTTHVRCRPAPGPLRVAITTRNLAGGFLEEDAEVWDSADRLVAQSRQLAKAPRTA, from the coding sequence ATGGCAGAGGCAGTGCAGACGGCGGCGCCCGCGGCGCGTTCCGCGCAGGCGACCGTCGGCGACAGCGAGTTCGACCGCGACACCGCGGTCACCCGCCGCGAGCCCGGCGTCTACGACGCGGAGCTCTCGGCCGGCTGGACGATCATCCACGCCGTCAACGGCGGCTACCTCCTCGCGATGCTGGGCCGCGCGCTCGGCGACGCCCTCCCGCACCCCGACCCCTTCTCCGTGTCGGCGCACTACCTCACGGCGTCCCGTCCCGGCCCCGCCGTGATCCGCACCGAGGTCGTCCGCACCGGCCGCACCCTCTCCACCGGCCAGGCGTCCCTCCTCCAGTTCGAGGAGGACGGCACCGAGGTCGAGCGCATCCGCGTCCTCGCCACCTACGGCGACCTCGACGCGCTGCCCGGCGAGGTGCGCACCACGGCGAAGCCGCCCGCGATCGCCCCGATCGAGCACTGCTTCGGCCCCTCGGACGGCCCGGCCCCGATCCCCGGCAGCTCCGCCATCACGGAGCGGCTGGACATCAGGCTCGACCCGGCGACCGTCGGCTGGGCGATCGGCGCCCCCTCCGGCAAGGGCGAGATGCGCGGCTGGTTCGGCCTGGCCGACGGCCGTGACGCGGACCCGCTGTCGCTGCTGCTGACGGTGGACGCGCTGCCGCCGACCTCGTTCGAGCTGGGCCTCACGGGCTGGACCCCGACGGTCGAGCTGACCACCCACGTGCGCTGCCGCCCCGCGCCCGGTCCGCTGCGCGTCGCGATCACCACCCGCAACCTGGCGGGCGGCTTCCTGGAGGAGGACGCCGAGGTCTGGGACTCCGCGGACCGCCTCGTCGCCCAGTCCCGCCAGCTCGCCAAGGCGCCCCGCACCGCCTGA
- a CDS encoding DNA polymerase III subunit beta family protein has product MRSIGEMAGDSGLSASALRFYDRSGVLVPAWVDPLSGYRWYEPGQLDEARVLTRLRRAQMPLADIRLVLAGWSGADTELVRGLLEAHLRRLEEGLADARTEFSAIRALLDDRENLMTSLGTAAPVRVGVPADRLAAALDAVRFAVGTDPALPVLGGVLFDVEGDALRVVATDRYRLAVAETGTEGHGGDRVQALVDAPLVDAMRALLRGEGTAQLTVDGDRVSLETDGGQAGGQRLEHEFPDYRRLVQLPAGRTAVVDVAAFGEALRSGPVRDHEDSERSGVSYEVSVVAVDGGTVTVRGEGDEDEHRVGVNRAYLLDALAAGARDRLVLELGAPTAPVVIRRPDDAGTYSLLMPVRLEG; this is encoded by the coding sequence ATGCGCAGTATCGGCGAGATGGCCGGGGACAGCGGGCTGAGCGCGAGTGCGCTGCGGTTCTACGACCGGTCCGGGGTCCTCGTGCCCGCGTGGGTGGATCCGCTGAGCGGCTACCGGTGGTACGAGCCGGGGCAGCTCGACGAGGCCAGGGTGCTGACCCGGCTGCGACGGGCCCAGATGCCGCTGGCCGACATCAGGCTGGTGCTGGCGGGCTGGTCCGGCGCGGACACGGAGCTGGTCCGGGGGCTGCTGGAAGCCCATCTGCGCCGGCTCGAAGAGGGCCTTGCCGACGCCCGCACCGAGTTCTCCGCGATCCGAGCGCTACTGGACGACAGGGAGAACCTCATGACCTCACTCGGCACCGCCGCCCCCGTACGCGTCGGCGTCCCCGCCGACCGTCTCGCCGCGGCCCTGGACGCGGTCCGCTTCGCGGTGGGCACCGACCCCGCGCTGCCGGTGCTCGGCGGGGTGTTGTTCGACGTGGAGGGCGACGCGCTGCGGGTCGTGGCGACCGACCGCTACCGGCTGGCCGTCGCCGAGACGGGCACCGAGGGCCACGGCGGCGACCGGGTGCAGGCCCTCGTCGACGCCCCGCTGGTCGACGCGATGCGGGCACTGCTCCGCGGCGAGGGGACCGCGCAGCTGACCGTCGACGGGGACAGGGTGTCGCTGGAGACCGACGGCGGCCAGGCGGGCGGGCAGCGCCTGGAGCACGAGTTCCCCGACTACCGGCGTCTCGTCCAGCTCCCGGCCGGCCGCACCGCCGTCGTGGACGTCGCCGCCTTCGGCGAGGCCCTGCGGTCCGGCCCGGTGCGCGACCACGAGGACTCCGAGCGGAGCGGCGTCTCCTACGAGGTGAGCGTCGTCGCGGTGGACGGCGGGACGGTGACGGTCCGCGGCGAGGGTGACGAGGACGAGCACCGCGTCGGCGTGAACCGCGCCTATCTGCTGGACGCGCTCGCCGCCGGCGCCCGGGACCGGCTCGTCCTGGAACTCGGCGCGCCCACGGCCCCCGTGGTGATCCGGCGTCCGGACGACGCGGGCACGTACTCGCTGCTGATGCCGGTCCGCCTGGAGGGCTGA
- a CDS encoding TetR family transcriptional regulator: MSHTVGIRQAQKQKTRQALLDAALRLLEDQSLSSVGLREVTRAVGVAPTAFYRHFTGMADLGVALVEEALGSLHATIGEALTEPADEDRIDRTVALVAELVRTSPAHVRFVAREQHGGVAAVRAAIGEQLRRFADEVAAVFAAEPESAGWSGDDLEMLAGMYVDHMVMIASAFLEAGPEGEERVSALARRRLRLVSLGRRHWLD, translated from the coding sequence ATGAGTCACACCGTCGGCATCCGTCAGGCCCAGAAGCAGAAGACCCGTCAGGCCCTGCTCGACGCCGCGCTGCGGCTGCTGGAGGACCAGAGCCTGAGCAGCGTCGGGCTGCGCGAGGTCACCCGGGCCGTGGGGGTCGCGCCGACCGCCTTCTACCGGCACTTCACGGGCATGGCCGATCTCGGCGTCGCCCTGGTCGAGGAGGCGCTCGGCTCGCTGCACGCGACGATCGGGGAGGCGCTGACGGAGCCCGCGGACGAGGACCGCATCGACCGCACGGTGGCGCTCGTGGCGGAGCTGGTGCGCACCTCACCCGCGCATGTGCGCTTCGTGGCACGGGAGCAGCACGGCGGCGTGGCGGCCGTGCGCGCGGCGATCGGCGAGCAGCTCAGGCGGTTCGCGGACGAGGTGGCGGCGGTGTTCGCGGCCGAGCCGGAGTCGGCGGGCTGGAGCGGGGACGATCTGGAGATGCTGGCCGGGATGTACGTCGACCACATGGTGATGATCGCCTCGGCGTTCCTGGAGGCGGGCCCCGAGGGCGAGGAGCGGGTCAGCGCGCTGGCGCGGCGCAGGCTGCGACTGGTGAGCCTCGGACGCCGGCACTGGCTGGACTGA
- a CDS encoding trimeric intracellular cation channel family protein translates to MFQELFTPSVQHALDLSGIFVFAISGALLAVRKNFDVFGIAVLAEVTALGGGLIRDLIIGAVPPAAFTDLGYFVMPLVATVLVFFLHPHVERIQVGVNVFDAAGLGLFCVTGTTKAYEFGLGLTSSAALGVATAVGGGVLRDVLANEVPSLLRWDRDLYAVPAIVGATIVVLCIQFDTLNALTSGVAVVTAFVLRLLAMRYHWRAPRAWNRRSAATEEKATAQ, encoded by the coding sequence GTGTTCCAAGAACTCTTCACGCCCTCCGTCCAGCACGCGCTCGACCTCTCGGGGATCTTCGTCTTCGCGATCTCGGGCGCGCTGCTCGCTGTACGGAAGAACTTCGACGTCTTCGGCATCGCCGTCCTCGCCGAGGTCACGGCACTGGGCGGAGGGCTGATCCGTGACCTGATCATCGGGGCCGTACCGCCCGCTGCCTTCACCGATCTCGGGTACTTCGTGATGCCCCTGGTCGCCACCGTGCTCGTGTTCTTCCTCCACCCGCACGTGGAGCGCATCCAGGTCGGTGTGAACGTCTTCGACGCGGCCGGGCTCGGCCTCTTCTGCGTGACCGGGACGACCAAGGCGTACGAGTTCGGCCTGGGCCTCACCTCCTCCGCCGCGCTGGGCGTGGCGACGGCCGTCGGCGGCGGTGTGCTGCGCGACGTCCTCGCCAACGAGGTGCCCTCGCTGCTGCGCTGGGACCGGGACCTCTACGCGGTGCCCGCGATCGTCGGCGCCACCATCGTGGTGCTGTGCATCCAGTTCGACACCCTGAACGCGCTGACCAGCGGTGTCGCCGTGGTGACCGCCTTCGTCCTGCGGCTGCTGGCCATGCGCTACCACTGGCGCGCACCCCGCGCCTGGAACCGTCGCTCGGCGGCCACCGAGGAAAAAGCTACCGCTCAGTAA
- a CDS encoding radical SAM protein, with the protein MARETKRQVQFVVKISKFCNLRCSYCYEFADLGQRERMSREQLRSMYVHMRDYYVERDREDGARTHVHIVWHGGEPLMIEPEYYWQSLDDQREIFGDALTVSNFVQTNLTVLDDERIRLLKDGFDHVGVSVDLFSGLRVNIAGRDQQSKVVANMERLRSEGVQFGCITVLTRRNLRRVKDTFAFYEKAGIGFRVLPLFDGAYDDQHLAYDITVPEIVSALSEMADLWLESDTPVQVSPLDSHFQIVLRHLNPDAPRVYFNQREWMSVMVVDTPGDVYAYGDPYEDPDACLGNIFTTPIGELLSGSRFEASAVAAESRMAANCLNCKYFGACSGAPIASNRDNVHTVVDGIAVCDVERAVLEHIEHRLRSSDVVDPDGRIRAASAPAVDPVA; encoded by the coding sequence GTGGCGAGGGAAACGAAGAGACAGGTCCAATTCGTCGTCAAGATATCCAAGTTCTGCAATCTGCGATGCTCGTACTGCTACGAGTTCGCCGACCTCGGACAGCGCGAACGGATGAGCCGGGAACAACTGCGTTCCATGTACGTGCACATGCGCGACTACTACGTGGAAAGGGACCGGGAGGACGGTGCGCGCACGCACGTCCACATCGTCTGGCACGGCGGCGAACCGCTCATGATCGAACCGGAATACTATTGGCAGAGCCTGGACGACCAGCGTGAAATCTTCGGTGACGCGCTGACGGTGAGCAATTTCGTCCAGACGAATCTCACCGTCCTCGACGACGAACGGATCAGACTCCTGAAGGACGGATTCGACCATGTCGGCGTCTCCGTCGACCTCTTCAGCGGACTCCGCGTCAACATCGCCGGCCGGGACCAGCAGAGCAAGGTCGTCGCCAACATGGAGCGGCTGCGGTCCGAAGGGGTGCAGTTCGGCTGCATCACCGTGCTCACCCGGCGGAACCTGCGCAGGGTGAAGGACACCTTCGCCTTCTACGAGAAGGCGGGCATCGGCTTCCGGGTGCTCCCCCTCTTCGACGGCGCCTACGACGACCAGCACCTGGCGTACGACATCACCGTGCCGGAGATCGTCTCCGCGCTCAGCGAGATGGCCGACCTCTGGCTGGAGAGCGACACCCCGGTGCAGGTCTCCCCGCTGGACAGCCACTTCCAGATCGTGCTGCGCCACCTCAACCCCGACGCCCCGCGCGTGTACTTCAACCAGCGCGAGTGGATGTCGGTCATGGTCGTCGACACCCCCGGGGACGTCTACGCCTACGGAGACCCCTACGAGGACCCCGACGCCTGTCTCGGCAACATCTTCACCACCCCGATCGGAGAGCTGCTCTCGGGGTCACGCTTCGAGGCATCGGCCGTCGCCGCAGAGTCCCGGATGGCCGCGAACTGCCTGAACTGCAAGTACTTCGGCGCGTGCTCCGGCGCACCCATCGCGAGCAACCGCGACAACGTGCACACGGTCGTCGACGGCATCGCCGTCTGCGACGTCGAGCGCGCCGTGCTGGAACACATCGAGCACCGGCTGCGGAGCAGCGACGTCGTCGACCCCGACGGACGGATCAGGGCGGCGTCGGCACCCGCCGTCGATCCCGTCGCCTGA
- a CDS encoding cysteine desulfurase family protein — MAYLDHAATTPMLPEAIEAMTAQLAVTGNASALHAAGRRARRTVEESRETLAEALGARPSEVVLTSGGTEADNLAVKGLYWARRDADPARTRVLASPVEHHAVLDAVDWLAEHEGATVEYLPVDAFGRVHPDALREAIGRNPDDVALATVMWANNEIGTVFPVAGLAAVAKEFDVPLHADAVQAFGQLDVDFAASGLAAMTVSGHKVGGPYGIGALLLGREYSPVPVLHGGGQERHVRSGTLDVPAVAAFAVAGRLAAERREEFAREVGALRDSLVAAVREAVPDAILGGDPVDRLPANAHFAFPGCEGDSLLLLLDAQGIECSTGSACTAGVAQPSHVLLATGTAPDLARGTLRFSLGHTSTKADVDAVAHAIGPAVERARSAGLT, encoded by the coding sequence ATGGCTTACCTCGACCACGCCGCGACCACTCCGATGCTTCCGGAGGCGATCGAGGCGATGACCGCCCAGCTCGCCGTCACCGGCAACGCGTCCGCACTGCACGCCGCCGGCCGCCGGGCCCGCCGTACCGTCGAGGAGTCCCGCGAAACCCTCGCCGAAGCCCTCGGTGCCCGGCCCAGCGAAGTCGTCCTCACCTCGGGAGGCACCGAGGCCGACAACCTGGCCGTGAAGGGCCTCTACTGGGCCCGCCGCGACGCCGACCCCGCGAGGACACGCGTCCTCGCCAGCCCCGTCGAGCACCACGCCGTGCTCGACGCCGTGGACTGGCTCGCCGAGCACGAGGGCGCCACGGTGGAGTACCTGCCGGTCGACGCCTTCGGACGGGTCCACCCGGACGCCCTGCGCGAGGCCATCGGGCGCAACCCGGACGACGTCGCCCTGGCCACCGTCATGTGGGCCAACAACGAGATCGGCACGGTCTTCCCGGTCGCCGGGCTCGCCGCCGTCGCGAAGGAGTTCGACGTCCCCCTGCACGCCGACGCCGTCCAGGCGTTCGGCCAGCTCGACGTCGACTTCGCCGCCTCCGGGCTCGCCGCGATGACCGTCTCCGGTCACAAGGTCGGCGGCCCGTACGGCATCGGCGCGCTGCTGCTCGGCCGCGAGTACAGCCCCGTCCCCGTGCTCCACGGCGGCGGCCAGGAGCGCCATGTGCGCTCCGGCACGCTCGACGTCCCGGCCGTGGCCGCCTTCGCCGTCGCCGGCCGGCTCGCCGCCGAGCGCCGCGAGGAGTTCGCCCGCGAGGTCGGCGCGCTGCGCGACAGCCTGGTGGCCGCCGTCCGCGAGGCCGTCCCGGACGCCATCCTCGGCGGCGACCCCGTCGACCGCCTGCCCGCCAACGCGCACTTCGCCTTCCCCGGCTGCGAGGGCGACTCGCTGCTCCTGCTCCTCGACGCCCAGGGCATCGAGTGCTCCACCGGCTCCGCCTGCACCGCGGGCGTCGCCCAGCCCAGCCACGTCCTCCTCGCCACCGGCACCGCCCCCGACCTGGCCCGCGGCACCCTGCGCTTCAGCCTCGGCCACACCTCCACCAAGGCGGACGTCGACGCCGTCGCCCACGCCATCGGCCCGGCGGTCGAGCGGGCCCGCTCGGCGGGGCTGACGTAG
- a CDS encoding ABC transporter ATP-binding protein gives MALLSVDELSVTFTAKGRKDSTAVDGVSFDVDQGQVVGLVGESGCGKSVTSLALMGLLPDKGVRIGGRAVFDGQDLLSMSPRKRRDLRGSQLAMIFQDPLSSLNPVIPIGVQVTEILQRHRGLKGEAARKEAAHLLDRVGIPDPTRRLKEYPHQLSGGMRQRALIAMAVACAPRMLIADEPTTALDVTIQAQILELLKELVDQEGTALLMITHDLGVVAGLCDQVNVLYAGRAVESAARRELFAHPTHPYAHGLLGSIPRLDAPRGEPLSPIRGSINDRIAWADGCAFAPRCDHYTMECLTGTPELTEPRAAGHQVRCVNPVLPKNQAEVSA, from the coding sequence ATGGCACTGCTTTCTGTTGACGAACTCAGCGTCACCTTCACCGCCAAGGGCCGCAAGGACTCCACCGCGGTCGACGGGGTCTCCTTCGACGTGGACCAGGGCCAGGTCGTCGGTCTCGTCGGCGAGTCGGGCTGCGGCAAGTCCGTCACCTCGCTCGCGCTGATGGGCCTGCTGCCGGACAAGGGCGTGCGGATCGGCGGACGGGCCGTCTTCGACGGCCAGGACCTGCTCTCCATGAGCCCGCGCAAGCGGCGCGACCTGCGCGGCAGCCAGCTCGCGATGATCTTCCAGGACCCGCTGTCCTCGCTCAACCCGGTCATCCCGATCGGCGTGCAGGTCACCGAGATCCTCCAGCGCCACCGCGGGCTGAAGGGCGAGGCGGCCCGCAAGGAGGCAGCACACCTGCTGGACCGGGTCGGCATCCCCGACCCGACGCGCAGGCTCAAGGAATACCCGCACCAGCTCTCCGGCGGTATGCGCCAGCGCGCGCTGATCGCCATGGCCGTCGCCTGCGCCCCCCGGATGCTGATCGCGGACGAGCCGACCACCGCGCTCGACGTCACCATCCAGGCGCAGATCCTCGAACTGCTCAAGGAACTGGTCGACCAGGAGGGCACCGCGCTGCTGATGATCACCCACGACCTGGGTGTCGTCGCCGGCCTGTGCGACCAGGTCAACGTGCTCTACGCGGGTCGGGCGGTGGAGTCCGCGGCACGGCGCGAGCTGTTCGCCCACCCCACCCACCCGTACGCGCACGGGCTGCTCGGCTCCATCCCGCGTCTCGACGCCCCGCGCGGCGAGCCGCTCAGCCCGATCCGCGGCTCCATCAACGACCGCATCGCCTGGGCCGACGGCTGCGCCTTCGCCCCGCGCTGCGACCACTACACGATGGAGTGCCTGACGGGCACCCCCGAACTGACCGAACCACGCGCCGCGGGCCACCAGGTGCGCTGCGTCAACCCGGTCCTTCCCAAGAACCAGGCGGAGGTCTCGGCATGA